The DNA window GTTCAGGTCGTGGATGGGAGCGGTGTCCACCGCGGCTGGTCCGGGAGCGTCGGGCTCGGTCTCCGTTCCGCCCTGGGCATGAGCCGAGGTTGGTACGGCCAGCACCGATCCCGCGATGACCCAGCACACCAGGCGGACACCAGGGCTAGCTGAGCTCGACATTGTTGAACGTTCCAGCGTTGGGGATCCGCACGTCCATCGTCTCCACACCATCCGGGGGAGTGCCGAACGTGGCGCTGTAGAGAACCGAGTCCCCCGGGGCGAACTTCTCCGAGGTGTTGTAGGTCGAGCAGACGCACTTGCCGTCGTCGTCCTCGGCGACCAGGTGGACCTTGCCGTTCGCCGAGTCGACGAGCGTGACGTCGGAGACCTCCCCGCCACCGTCCGGTCCGTTCCCGAGCCAGGTGTGGAAGAGGTCGCTCGCGTCGTCGCCGGTGTTGGTGATGGAGAACGTCAGCTCCACGGTCTCCGCACCGCGGACAAGGTCGTGCACGGCGATGTGCAGGTCGGTGCCGAGCGTCTGGACGTCCTGGCTCGCCAGGGTATCCCGGGCGTCCTCCTCGCCCGGCTCCACCTTCCCGGCGTTGGCCGGGTCCGCGGAATCGCCATCGCGGCTGTCGCCGTCCTCGCCGCCGAACATGCCGCACCCGGCCAGCAGTAGTGAGCAGGCCGCGAGCGCGAGGGGATACGTTACGCGTTGCTGGGGGGTAACCATAACCGTAAGGTTACGTGCCGGCCGGGACGGTGCGACGCCGAACCCCGGAACACGCACTGGCCGGTTCCGGCCACCGTCCCCGTGCGGCGGAACGCCGCTCGCGGTGCCCGCCAACCCAGGGCCTACCCCAGGGCCAGCCCCACCGTGAGCAGGAGGCCGAAAGCGAGCTGGAGCTTCCCGGTCTCGGCGAGTCCCAGGATCAGCTCCTCACCCGACTGTCCACCGGCGACCCGGCGCACCGGAGCAAGCGCCAACGGGAGCGCGAGCAGGACGAGCCCGACCCAGGGAGTCACCGCCACGACGGTGAGACTGACGACGAACGCGCCCGTCAGCACCGAGACGTACAACCGTCGCGTGGCACGGTCCCCGAGCCGTACCGCCAGCGTGCGCTTGCCGGCCGTCGCGTCGGTGGGGCGGTCCCGTAGATTGTTGATCACCAGGACCGACACGGACAGCAGGCCGGTCGGCACTGCCGCCACCCAGCCGTGCCACGGGACGTAACCCGCCTGCACGAAGATCGTCCCGGCGACCGCCACGAGTCCGAAGAACACGAACACCGCGAGCTCACCGAAACCGCGGTACCCGTACGGCACCGAGCCCCCGGTGTAGAACCAGGCCGCCACGATCGCGGCCGCCCCCACGAGCAGCAGCCACCACGCCGAGGTCACCGCCAGGACCAGCCCCGCCAGTGCGGCAACAGCGAAACACGTCCAGGCGGCGAGGAGAACCCGCCGCGGCACGGCCAGCCCCGTCCCCGTCAACCGGGTGGGGCCCACCCGCTCCTCGGCGTCGGTTCCCCGGATGCCGTCGCTGTAGTCGTTGGCGTAGTTGACCCCGACCTGCAGGGCGAGCGCGACAGCCATCGCGAGCAGGGCCTTCCACCACACCACCGCGCCGACGCCGACGACGGTGCCGGTGCCCACCGCGACCGGAACGATGGAGTTCGGCAACGTGCGGGGACGCGCCCCCGCGATCCACTGGCTGGCCGTGGCCACGCGTTCGCCTTTCTTCTCGCCGTTCCCGCAGGACTCTCCGGAGCGGGGGAGACCACCGCAGGTAGCCGAGTGCGACGCTGCCCCGGAGGACGGAACCGCTCCCGGAACCGGCCGTGACCCCGACCGTCGCTCCGGAACTTCCCGTGCCCGCATGCGACACCGGTGCCTCGCCCACGGCACCGCCGGCTCCCGCACGACAGCGCGGAGCAGCGGACCGTGCGCCCCGGAAACGCTGCGGACCTCCTGTGATTCTAGTCAGCGGCCGCCGCGTACGTGCGCCGTACCACCCGCCCCGGCGGCCCCGCGCCGCGCTGCGACACGACCGGGCGCCCGGTGGCGTTCAGTGGCCGCCGAGCGCCACGTGCAACCGGACCATCGGCACCGGACGGCCCATGTCCAACTCACGCCGCGCACCGTCCGGGGCCCAGCCGGTGTTCTGGAGGAACCCCAGCAGCGGGTTGGGCTCCTCGAGGACCCACGCGTGGGCGGTGTGGAACCCGTCGTCGGCCATGTGGTCGACCGCGGCGTTGAGAAGCCGGCTGCCGTGGCCGGCACGGGCGTGGTCGGGGTGGGTGTGCAGCGCGTAGACCTCGGCGTCGGTCCCCGGCCACAGGTCGGTGTCCTCGGCGGGACCGCACGCGGCGAAGCCCGCCACCGTACGGGTGGGAGCGCCTTGTTCGGAGGGTGGGGGCTCCGCGCTGGTGGCCACCAGCAGGTGGTGCCACGAGGTCGGAGGACTATGCAGCGAGGACCGCCACTGTTCCCGGAACCGCTCGGCAGCCTCCGTTCCGGAGAGCTCCTCGAGCACGTCGGCGGGCATGTGGGGGGCGTACATCGCCTGCCACGCCGCGACCTGGATGGCCACGACAGCGTCGACGTCCTCGTCACGGGCGGCACGAACGAATCCCTGACTGGGCACGGGCGCTCTCATCCGAAATGGTGGGCACGGTTGTTGTCACGCATCGTCCCAGTACGCGCGCGCTTGGCCAAACGGCGGAAGCCGCCCGGTACCGGGGAACCGCTCCCGACGCGCCTCGCGTTGGAGGGCGGCTGCGTTCATGCACCTGCCGGCTCGTGCCACCATCGGAGTCGTGAGCATCATCATCCGAATCCTGGTGAACGCAGTCGCCCTCTGGGCGGCGGTATATCTCATCGACGGCATCAACGTCGGCGCGGCGACCACCGCGGAGAAGGTGGTCGTCTACCTGATCGTTGGTGCGATCTTCGGCCTCGTCAACGCGGTCATCAAACCGATCGTCAAGACCGTCGGCTGTGCCTTCTACGTCCTCACTCTGGGACTGATAGCGCTGGTGGTGAACGCGCTGTTGCTCATGCTCACGGCATGGGTGGCCAGTGCGCTCGACCTCCCCTTCGCTATCGACGGGTTCTGGCCCGCCTTCTGGGGAGCGATCGTCGTGGCGGTCGTGAGCTGGTTGCTGGGCCTGGTCCTTCCGGAGGGAGACGAGTCCTGACCCGCCACCGATCCTCGTCCGGCAGTGGAACCCCGTCGGGTAGCTGGCGTGTGCGGTTGCGCGGTTACCCGACGGGATGCGGTGCGTCCCGAATGCCCAAGAAATCCTCCCGCGTCCGGAGCGGTTGGCGTCGCACGGATTCGCAACACGGTACGTTTGCCCTGTAACTTCACTCTTCCGTAGGGGGAGCTGTTCCGTTCTCCCGTTTCCGGGAGCGAGCGATACCTCACACATCGGCGGGGTACACGTCGGATAAGCCGAGCACGAGGTCATGGAGAGGAGGAAGGGCACACAGGGGATTCCCGCCGATGCTTTCCGGCGCCCCTTGCCTGCTACGTCATGGTTGGCAGCACTACATCGAACGCGCCCTTCGGCCGGATGTTGACCGCGATGGTGACGCCCATGGACGAGAACGGGGACGTTGACTACGACGGCGCCGCTCGGCTCGCCACGTACCTGGTCGATGAGCAGCGCAACGACGGCCTGATCGTCAGCGGAACCACGGGCGAGTCCCCCACGACCAGCGACGCGGAGAAGGACCAGCTGCTGCGCACCGTGCTGGACGCCGTCGGTGACCGTGCGACGGTCATCGCGGGGGTGGGAACCAACGACACCCGGCACAGCACCGAGCTCGCCAGGGCGGCCGAACGCGCCGGCGCGCACGCCCTTCTCGCCGTGACCCCCTACTACAGCAAGCCTCCGCAGGAAGGCCTGCTCCGACACTTCACCATGATCGCCGACGCGACCGAGCTGCCGATCATGCTCTACGACATCCCGGGGCGTACCGGGGTGCCGATCGCGTCGGAAACGCTGGTGCGGCTTGCCGAGCACCCGCGCATCATCGCCAACAAGGACGCCAAGGACGACCTCGGTGCCAGCTCCTGGGTGATGGAGCGCACCGACCTCGCCTACTACTGCGGTACGGACATGCTGAACCTGCCGCTGCTGTCCGTGGGAGCCGCCGGCTTCGTCAGCGTTGTCGGACACATCGTCGGCGGGGACCTGCACGACATGATCGACGCTTACGAGGCGGGCGACGTGGCCCGCGCACTGGCGATCCACCGCCGTCTCACCCCGGTCTACACCGGGATCTTCCGCACGCAGGGCGTGATCACGGTCAAGGCCGTGCTCAACATGTTCGGTCTTCCGGGCGGGGTCGTCCGGACCCCCCTCGCCGACGCCTCGGGCGAGCTGCAGGCCCTGCTCCGCGAGGACCTGGCGGCTGCCGGGGTCAAGGGGCCGATAGGGCTCGCGCCGCACCAGGCGGTTCCAGCCAGCGCGGTTGGGGTCGAGCGGCTGACAGAGGGATCCGCGTAGCAGAGTTCCGGGGAGGAGACCGAACGATGCCGAGCGCGGACGCGGCCGGCGCCAACGCCGCTGTCCCCGTGGTGGGGGACAGCGGATGGCCACGGTCCGCACGGCGGCGCGGTCGACACTTCCCGCCGGGTGTGTGGCGAACCGGGGCGCGAGGTGGAGCCTCCCTCCCCCCGGTGACAGGAGGCCGGGAACGAGCGGCCAGCGGACCGGAGGAACGGAGTACACGGCGCCCCACCGTGGGGACGCGACCGTGGTGCCGTACCAGGGCGGCACCGGGTGGGGGCGGACGGAACGCCGCCCTGAGGGCTCCGGTTCCCCGACCCGCCGCGGTGCGAGCGGTACGCTGGCCACAGGCGTTGTCGAACCCCGAACGCGCGTTGCAGCTGCACCCCGTACCGACGGGTGCGCTCCGCGCGGCCGGCCCGGGCGATGGCCACTGCCACCTTCGCCTGCCCCGCAGAGTAGACGGACATGTCCACACAAGGCGAAAGGAGGAGGGCGTTTCTCCTGCCGCCTGACAGTGGCGGGAACCACGCCCGAACACCAGATGAGTCACCCGCATCCTGAGCTTGGGCCTCCGCCGCCACTCGCCGAGGGGGCGCTGCGCGTCACCGCCCTCGGCGGCCTCGGCGAGATCGGCCGGAACATGACGGTGATGGAGTACAACGGGAAGCTGCTGATCGTCGACTGCGGCGTGCTGTTTCCCGAGGAGGAGCAGCCCGGGGTCGACCTGATCCTCCCCGACTTCGAGCCGATCCGGAACCGGCTCGACGACGTCGAGGCCCTCGTCCTCACCCACGGTCACGAGGACCATATCGGCGCTGTCCCGTTCCTCCTGCGCGAGCGGGAGGACATTCCCATCGTCGGGTCGCGGCTGACCCTGGCCCTGGTGAACGCGAAGCTGGGCGAGCACCGCATAACACCGGAAACGGTCCAGGTCGCGGAAGGGCAGCGGCGGCAGTTAGGCGAGTTCGACCTGGAATTCCTCCCCGTGAACCACTCCATCCCGGACGCCCTGGCGATCGCCATGCGCACGCCCGCGGGGAACCTGCTGCACACCGGTGACTTCAAGATGGACCAGTTGCCGCTGGACAGCCGACTCACGGACCTCGGCGGTTTCGCCCGTTTCGGCGACGAGGGGGTGGACCTCCTGCTCGCTGACTCCACCAACGCCGAGGTCCCCGGCTTCGTCACCAGTGAGCGGGACATCACCCCGGTCATCGACGAGGTGTTCGACCAGGCGGACCAGCGCATCATCGTCGCGTGCTTCGCCTCCCACATCCACCGTGTGCAACAGGTCCTGGACGCCGCCAAGGCCCACGGCCGCAAGGTGGCGTTCGTGGGGCGCTCCATGGTGCGGAACATGAACATCGCACGCGACCTGGGATACCTCCACGTTCCCAACGACCTGCTGGTGGACGTGAAACAGCTCGACGAGCTCGCCCCCCAGCAGGCGGTACTCATATCCACCGGTTCCCAGGGCGAACCCATGTCGGCACTGACACGCATGGCCAACCGGGACCACCAGATCCACATCGAGTCGGGGGACACCGTCCTACTGGCGTCCTCGCTCATCCCGGGCAACGAGAACTCGGTGAACCGGGTCATCAACGGCCTGACCCGGTGGGGAGCCAAGGTCGTGCACAAGGGCAACGCTCTCGTGCACGTGTCGGGGCACGCGCCCGCCGGTGAGCTGCTGTACGTCCACAACATGGTCCGGCCGCGCAACTTCATGCCGGTGCACGGCGAATGGCGGCACATGCGTGCCCACGCGCAGCTGGCCCGCCTGGCGGGGGTCCCGGAGTCGGGGATCTGCATCGCGGAGGACGGTGTCGCCGTCGACCTCCAGGACGGGCGCGCCCGGATCGCCGGAGCCGTTCCCGCCGGCTACGTCTACGTGGACGGGACCTCGGTCGGCGACGTCACCGAGTCGGCGCTGAAGGACCGGCGGATCCTCGGTGAGGAGGGGTTCATCTCCATCGTCGTCGCGGTGGACTCCACCTCCGGAAAGATCCTCGGCGAGCCGGAGGTGCACACTCGCGGCTCGGGGATCGACGTCGACGCCTACGACGAGGTGCTCCCGCAGATCCAGGAGTCGTTGCAGCGTGCCGCTGCCGAGGGCATCACCGACCCCACGCAGCTGCGCCAGCTCGTGCGTCGGGTGATCGGCCGCTGGGTGAACGATACGTACCGGCGCCGCCCCATGATCGTGCCGGTCATCGTGGAGGTGTGAGAGCGGCGGAACGCGTGCCGCGCCCGGGCGACACGCCCGGCGCGGGGCTGAAGCCCGTCACCCATGGCGAGTATCCTTCCCGCCATGGCCACCCGCACCCCCAAATCCTCCCAACGCTCCGGCAGCGGTGCGTCGCAACGGAGCGGGACGGCCAAGAAGAAGGCGTCCGCACGCCGATCGGGCTCGTCCGCGCAACGCAACCGCAGGTCACGTCAGACAACGGCATCGGAAGGCCCCATAGCTCTCGGCTTCGTCTGGTTGGGCCAGGGACTGCTACTGGTGTGGAAGCTGCTGGCCCACACCGCCGGCGGCCTCACCCGCACCGCGGGGCGGAGCGCGCGTGACCTCGACCCGGACCTGCGTCGGGACGGTTCGGGGCTCGTCCTGCTCGCCCTGGGGCTGCTTATCGCCGCGGCAGTGTGGTGGGACACCGACGGGCCGCTTCCGGAAGCCACCCGTACCGTCGTGGTGGGGGCCTTCGGCGCGTTCTCCCCCGTGCTCCCGTTGTTGTTCCTGCCGTTCGCCTGGCGGCTGATGCGTACGCCGGGCAACGGCGACACCGACGTCGGCCGGTTGTCGATCGGCTTCTCCGCGACGCTTGTGGGGCTTCTGGGGCTGATCCACATCGGCCACGGCATCCCGTGGCCCTCCGAGGGTCAGGAGGCGATGCGGCGCGCCGGAGGTCTGATCGGGTTCGCCGCCTCCGGCCCGTTGAGCGCGCTCATCACCTCGTGGGTGACCGGTGTGCTGCTGTGCATGTTGTTGCTGTTCGGGCTGCTGGTGGTCACCGCCACCCCGATCCATCGCATCCCGGAACGCCTCCAGGCCCTGTTCGGCAGTCTGATGCAGCGGGACAGCGGCCCCAGCGCCGGGATGGGCATCCTCGGCGGGGAAGAGCCGGAGCAGGAGGCCCCCGCCAAGTCCAAACCCAAGCGCAAACCGAAGACGGAGTCGGCGGACAGCACCACCTCCTCCGAGACGGTGGCGGGAAGTACCGAACGCCCCTACGACACCCCCGTCATCACGGGCGAGTCCCCGCCGTCCCCCACACCGCCCCCGGAACCGACGCCCCCTCCCGAGAGCGCCGAACAGCTGTCCATCCCCGCCCGTACCGTCGACGGCGACTACGAGCTGCCGACACCCAGCATGCTCAAACCCGGTTCGCCCCCCAAGGAGCGGACCAAGGCCAACGATTCCGTGGTCGAGGCGATCAACAGGGTGCTGGAGCAGTTCAACATCCACGCCGAGGTCACCGACTTCGCCCGCGGCCCGACCGTCACCCGCTACGAGGTCGAACTGGGGCCGGCCGTGAAGGTGGAGAAGGTCACCGCTCTCTCCAAGAACATCGCGCTCGCCGTGAAGAGCGCGGAGGTGCGGATCCAGTCTCCCGTGCCCGGCAAGTCGGCCATCGGGATCGAGATCCCCAACACGGACAAGGACATCGTCAGTCTCGGCGACATCATGCGTTCCCCCGCGGCGACCGCTGACGACCATCCGATGGTGACCGGCCTGGGTAAGGACGTCGAGGGCGCCAACGTGGTGGCCAATCTCGCCAAGATGCCGCACATCCTGGTGGCGGGAGCCACGGGGGCCGGCAAGTCCACCTGCATCAACGGCCTCATCACGTCGATCATGATGCGGGCGACCCCGGACGAGGTCCGGCTCATCCTCGTTGACCCCAAGCGGGTGGAACTGACCATGTACGAGGGCATCCCCCACCTGATCACGCCGATCATCACCAGCCCCAAGAAGGCGGCGGACGCCCTGCAGTGGGTCGTCAGTGAGATGGACCGCCGCTACGACGACCTCGCCGCCTCCGGGTACCGGCATATCGACGACTTCAACGCGGCGGTACGCAGCGGTGAGCTCACCGCTCCACCGGGAAGCGAGCGGGAGTACGAGGCCTATCCGTACCTGCTGGTGATCGTGGACGAGCTCGCCGACCTCATGATGGTCGCGCCACGGGACGTCGAGGACGCGGTCGTACGGATCACCCAGCTCGCACGCGCGGCGGGGATCCACCTGGTGCTGGCGACCCAGCGCCCCAGCGTCGACGTTGTCACGGGCCTGATCAAGGCCAATGTCCCCTCGCGGCTCGCCTTCGCCACGTCGAGCCTCTCCGACAGCCGCGTCATCCTCGACCAGCAGGGAGCGGAGAAGCTCGTGGGGAAGGGCGACGCGCTGTTCCTGCCGATGGGGGCGGGCAAACCCATCCGGTTGCAGAACGCGTGGGTCACGGAGAAGGAGATCCGGGCGATCGCGGAGCACTGCAAGAAGCAGGCCGAACCCGCCTACCGGGAGGACGTCGGCGCCGCCGAGGCCAAGAAGAAGGAGATCGACGAGGAGGTCGGCGATGACCTCGAACTGCTGGCCCAGGCGATCGAGCTCGTGGTCACGACCCAGTTCGGCTCCACCTCCATGCTGCAGCGCAAACTCCGGGTCGGGTTCGCCAAAGCGGGCCGGCTGATGGACCTCATGGAGAGCCGGGAGGTCGTCGGCCCGAGTGAGGGGTCGAAGGCGCGTGACGTGCTGGTTACGCCCGAGGGCCTACCGGACGCGTTGGCGCAGCTCCGCGGTGAACAGTAGCCGGGTGGTGCGGGTCACACGAATCGCCGTCTCCGTGGTTACTCCAGGGGCCTGCGTTTCGTTCCGCCGCTGTTGACCGAGTTTTAACCGATTAATTTGGTGTGTCACCTTACCGATACGAACAGTGGGCAACCACAGTAGGAGGGGAGGAACGAGCGTACGCAGCAGGACGCACGGGTGTGCGTCGCCGGCGTGCCCGGTGTACCGGGAAGGAGCGGGCATGACGACGATCGGCCAGACACTGACCGCCATCCGGGAGCGGGCAGGGTACACGCTTGCCGGACTGAGCGCCCGCACATGTATTCGGGAGAGCGTCCTCCAGGCGATGGAGCGCGACAAGTTCGTCTTCTGCGGTGGTGACTTCTACGCCAAGGGACACATCAAGTCGGTGTGCAAGGAGCTGAACGTCGATCCCCAGCCGCTTCTCGAGCACTTCGACCGGGAGTACGCGAGCCGGGCTCTCGGGACGATGCTCCCGGCGGAACCGGTCATGGCCGGTACACGGAGGGCGCGGTCGGGTAGGGACGTAAGCTCCGATGATCCCCCCGCGACCGAGGGAGTCTCGAAACAGAGCGGGACGGAGCGGGGTGAACCGGCCGTCTCCTCCGCCCCACCTGAGGACGCGGTGCCGGCCCCCGCGGACACTCAGGAGTCCCAGGATCCCCAGGAGTCCCAGGAGTCCCAGGATCCCCAGGACTCCCAGGAGGGCGCCACCGAGGCGGACCAGGAACCCCAGGCAGCCCAGGAACCCCAGGCGGAGCGGGAGAGCGCCGACAGCGCTACCGAGGCGGCTGTCCCGCCCCAGCAGCGACGCGGTGTGACCTCGCCGCGTCGGCGGGTCTGGCCGTTCTTCGTCACCGTGGCCCTGGTCGCCGCCGCGGCCGTGTCAGCGTTGCAGGCCTGGCCCGAGGGAGGGAACGCCGAGGAGGGGAAGGTGCCGCGCACCGCACCGGTGAAGGAGAAGGAGGAACGTGGGCGTCCGGCCGCTACCGGTGCGGACAGCAGTCCCGTCCGTAGCGTCACGGACAGGGTGATGCAGCGCGGTGGTCTCCTCCCACGGGAGACGGTGCGGGAGCCGGACGGGGTCACTGTGGAACTCCGCGCCGAGGAGGACAGCACGGTGGAGGTCACCGGGGGGAACGGGAGAACCCTGTACTCGGGCGACCTGGAAGAGGGGGAGAGCCGGGAGTGGACGGGCTCCGAGGAGATCCGGCTCCGGTTGGACGATCCCGACGCGCTGCGGATGCGGGTGGACGGCGAGGAAAAGGATCTCGGTGACAGTGACGAGGGAACACAGCGGCTCACCGTCGGTACGGAGGGGATCGAGGGCAGCGACTCGGGGAACTGAGGAGCGGCCCCGCGACCCGCGCGCGGCCCTGGCTCCCCCGGAGGACCGGGGTCGGCACCGGTGGCGGGAGGCGTGGGAACCGGCCTCGGCCCGGTCGGACGGGCGGCAACGGCCCGCACCCTGCTTGGTACAAACTAAGGTGGTATATGTGGGAGATTGCCGCTCTCGTGTTCTCGCCTAGCCGTGGAAGATATGTCATCGCGCCGTACTGTCTCGTCTGTTCTCCGCCCGAGTACGGGTGAGAGGTCCGCCACGCCTGTTGCGGCGGTGCCCGGGCGCCGGAACTCTCGGACGTCCGGGGGGATGCGGACTCCCGTCGCCGCGCCGCGGAGACCAGCATTGCCGGTGCCACGCGCGTCTGCCGCGCCCCACGTGCGGTACGGAAGCTCCCCGCTGTTCTCCCCCTTGGAGGAGGACGGCGCGTGTGCCGGTGCCTCGGGCCGAGCGGCGGCCGTCTCCCGGGTAACAGCCATCCGACAGTGGGATCCGCGATGAGCGCGCAAGGTTCCGCACCCGTGCCCACACCACAGCACAGTTCGGTTTTCAACATCGCCAACGTGTTGACCGTCGGTCGACTCGTCATGGTGCCGCTGTTCGTCGTCCTCATGCTGTTCGACCATCCCGCGTGGCGGTTCGCCGCGTTCGCGGTGTTCGTTCTGGCCGCGGTCACGGACAGGATCGACGGGGAGCTGGCCCGACGGCGGAACCTCGTCACCAACTTCGGCAAAGTGGCCGATCCGATCGCCGACAAGGCGTTGACGGGTGCGGCCCTTGTCGTGCTCTCCTTCCTCGGGGAGCTGTGGTGGTGGGTGACAGCCGTCATCCTGCTCCGGGAGTGGGGTATCACCGCCCTGCGTTTCGCCGTGCTGCGCTACGGGGTGATTCCCGCGAGCCGGGGCGGGAAGCTGAAGACGGTGCTGCAGGTCGTCGCTATCAGCGTCTACCTCTTTCCGCTCCCCGAACCGCTGCACTTCGCGGGCCACGCGCTCATGGCGGTGGCGGTCGGGGTCACGGTGTGGACCGGCGGTGACTACGTTGTCCAGGCCGTGCGGATGCTGCGGCGTTCCGGTACCGGACGGGACGCATGAGCGAAGCCGCCCTGGATGCCTACCGCGCCCTCGAGGCGAGCCGGAGTACCGTCGCCACAGCGGAGTCGTTGACCGGCGGCATGGTCGGCGCCGCCATCACCGGAGTCCCGGGAGCCTCGGCCGTGTACCTGGGCGGGGTGGTCGCCTACGCCACGGACGCCAAGCTTGCGCTGCTGGGAGTGTCCGAGCGGGTGCTGCGGGACCACGGCGCGGTCCACCCCGACGTCGCCCGGCAGATGGCCCGTGGGGCCAGGGACGGGATGTCGGCCACGTTTGGTCTTGCCGTTACCGGGGTAGCAGGGCCCGAACCTCAGGACGGGCAGCCGGTCGGTACCGTCTTCGCCGCGGTGGCCGGTCCTGCGGGAGACGTGCAGCTTGCGGAGCTGCACCTGCGCGGGGAACGCTCCGAAATCCGAGAAGCCACTGTTGACCAGGCTCTTCGCCTGCTCAGTAGTGTCGTTGGCGCGGGGGCGTCCGGATAGCGGGAGTCAGGCGCGGGACCGTTTCCCTCTCGGACGAGGACATGGAACAAATCGGTCCCATGTTCGCGTTACCCCTCCAGCGAACAGTGGCAGGGAGGGCGCGACGATCAGAGCCTCGGCAGGTACGGTGTTGAATATGTTGGTCGCTACCGGTGGGAGGGAGCGCGAATGATGGTCCTGCTTCGTCACCTGCTCGGTGACGTGCTACGGCAGCTTCGGCAGCGGCAGGGCCGCACCCTCCGTGAGGTGTCGGCTGAGGCGCGGGTCTCGCTGGGTTATCTGTCGGAGGTTGAGCGGGGGCAGAAGGAAGCCTCGTCCGAGTTGCTTTCCTCGATTTGCACTGCCTTGGAAATCCCCATTTCTCAGGTTCTGCGCGAGGTCGCGGACCAGTTCGCTCTCGCCGAGCTGCAAGAGGCTGCTCTGCTCAACAGGTCGGTCCCGTCCGAATCCGTTGCAGAGTCCGAGCGGATCGGTGTCGATTCGGTGCCTGATCGTGTGCCAGACGTCGTCGATATGGTGGGTGTGTAACCTCTCCTCCCACACAGCTGAACGCACCGTCGGACACCGCCCCGGTGGCCGATAGGGAGACTGCGGGTCGGGGCTCTCTCGCCGTGACAGAGACGAGAACCCCGACCTGGTGCGTTTCGTGGTTTGGGCATGCCGCCCCTCGGGCAGTGCGGTCGGGTAACGGCGAAACCGCGCGAGGGGAGCGAGTGATGCCGAAGATCCACGGGCCGCTGGACGACAACGCCCGCAAGATCACGGGGGAGAGGCTGCAGAGCGCTCTCGTCGACCTGATCGACCTGTCGCTTGTCGCCAAACAGGCGCACTGGAACGTGATCGGATCCAACTTCCGCTCTGTGCACCTGCAGCTCGACCAGCTCGTTTCGGCAGTCCGGGACCACATGGACACGTTGGCGGAACGGGCCGTAACCATAGGAACGACACCGGACGGCCGCTCGACGACGGTCGCCTCGGAGACGCGGATCCCGCAACCGGACCCCGGATATCTCCGGGACGACAAGGTGATCGCGACCATCACCGACGCGCTGAGCGGGGTGGTGGAGCGGTTCCGGGGGCACACCCAGGCGACGGCGGAGCCTGACCCCGTGACCCAGGACCTGCTGATCTCCGCCGCACAGGATCTGGAACAGCAGCACTGGATGTTCGAGGCCATGCGCTGACCGTTCGGGAGCGGGACAGTACCGGGAAGAGCGCCGACGTCCGTGACGTCGGCGCTCCGTTCGGTGCGGGCTCTGAGGTCAGACCCTTAGGCTCCCTTTCCCGCGCGCGGCGCACCCACCGCAGCGCGGCAGAGCGAGCTCCATCGAACCGAACAGAGCCTACGTCGCCCACGTCTCGGGGTTCTCGATGAGGGCGTCGACAGCGCTGGGGAAGCTGTTCGTGGCGACGTGTTCCAACGTCACGCTCTCCAGGATGGAGCGCTCGCTGGCGCGCAGCGCGATCCACACCTGCTGCAGACTCCGGGCCGCGCCCTCGTAGTCCACGTGCTCCGGCCGTTCCCCGCGCACGTTG is part of the Haloactinospora alba genome and encodes:
- a CDS encoding 1,4-dihydroxy-2-naphthoate polyprenyltransferase — translated: MATASQWIAGARPRTLPNSIVPVAVGTGTVVGVGAVVWWKALLAMAVALALQVGVNYANDYSDGIRGTDAEERVGPTRLTGTGLAVPRRVLLAAWTCFAVAALAGLVLAVTSAWWLLLVGAAAIVAAWFYTGGSVPYGYRGFGELAVFVFFGLVAVAGTIFVQAGYVPWHGWVAAVPTGLLSVSVLVINNLRDRPTDATAGKRTLAVRLGDRATRRLYVSVLTGAFVVSLTVVAVTPWVGLVLLALPLALAPVRRVAGGQSGEELILGLAETGKLQLAFGLLLTVGLALG
- a CDS encoding GNAT family N-acetyltransferase — its product is MRAPVPSQGFVRAARDEDVDAVVAIQVAAWQAMYAPHMPADVLEELSGTEAAERFREQWRSSLHSPPTSWHHLLVATSAEPPPSEQGAPTRTVAGFAACGPAEDTDLWPGTDAEVYALHTHPDHARAGHGSRLLNAAVDHMADDGFHTAHAWVLEEPNPLLGFLQNTGWAPDGARRELDMGRPVPMVRLHVALGGH
- a CDS encoding phage holin family protein, translated to MSIIIRILVNAVALWAAVYLIDGINVGAATTAEKVVVYLIVGAIFGLVNAVIKPIVKTVGCAFYVLTLGLIALVVNALLLMLTAWVASALDLPFAIDGFWPAFWGAIVVAVVSWLLGLVLPEGDES
- the dapA gene encoding 4-hydroxy-tetrahydrodipicolinate synthase, with the protein product MVGSTTSNAPFGRMLTAMVTPMDENGDVDYDGAARLATYLVDEQRNDGLIVSGTTGESPTTSDAEKDQLLRTVLDAVGDRATVIAGVGTNDTRHSTELARAAERAGAHALLAVTPYYSKPPQEGLLRHFTMIADATELPIMLYDIPGRTGVPIASETLVRLAEHPRIIANKDAKDDLGASSWVMERTDLAYYCGTDMLNLPLLSVGAAGFVSVVGHIVGGDLHDMIDAYEAGDVARALAIHRRLTPVYTGIFRTQGVITVKAVLNMFGLPGGVVRTPLADASGELQALLREDLAAAGVKGPIGLAPHQAVPASAVGVERLTEGSA
- a CDS encoding ribonuclease J, yielding MSHPHPELGPPPPLAEGALRVTALGGLGEIGRNMTVMEYNGKLLIVDCGVLFPEEEQPGVDLILPDFEPIRNRLDDVEALVLTHGHEDHIGAVPFLLREREDIPIVGSRLTLALVNAKLGEHRITPETVQVAEGQRRQLGEFDLEFLPVNHSIPDALAIAMRTPAGNLLHTGDFKMDQLPLDSRLTDLGGFARFGDEGVDLLLADSTNAEVPGFVTSERDITPVIDEVFDQADQRIIVACFASHIHRVQQVLDAAKAHGRKVAFVGRSMVRNMNIARDLGYLHVPNDLLVDVKQLDELAPQQAVLISTGSQGEPMSALTRMANRDHQIHIESGDTVLLASSLIPGNENSVNRVINGLTRWGAKVVHKGNALVHVSGHAPAGELLYVHNMVRPRNFMPVHGEWRHMRAHAQLARLAGVPESGICIAEDGVAVDLQDGRARIAGAVPAGYVYVDGTSVGDVTESALKDRRILGEEGFISIVVAVDSTSGKILGEPEVHTRGSGIDVDAYDEVLPQIQESLQRAAAEGITDPTQLRQLVRRVIGRWVNDTYRRRPMIVPVIVEV